TGTTTGAGAGTGAAATCACTTTAAACAATTGTATCGAATACGTCAAGATCTATTTAGATCGTTATGATATATGATCAATAGTACATATAGGTCGTAACTTCGAGTTTATTTCATGCACCTTCTTATCTACAGATTATTTATACTATTATCTGTGCTCTGGAAAATGTAAGCAATAATTTTATatgataaattaaatattttatatattttaatttcattgtcCAAGAGTTGTTCCAACAAATTGTATTGTTCATCTTTTATTTACCTTTTCGTGTATCATTGTTATAAATCCTTAATGTTCGTCGCTTTTGAAGCACCCTGTACATATTTAAATGgctcaaaaccagagaaaattatTGGAATCGAGGAAAAGACTGTCCCTTTCGATGTTCCTTTGGTATATTGAGCCTGGGAATGTTTACACCAGCGTGTGGGGTATTTTTTCCCTTATAATTCTATTTTTGGAGCATATCGATTTTCAACCCAACCATGATTCGTTCAGCAGCTACACCCCGGCTCAAATGTTTAGCCGTTTTGACGCGATCGACATGCGCGCAGGATGAAGTCACTGCTTTAATGCACTTAACATTAATGAGAAACTCAAGTGGGTCGAATTGACCTCCATTTGTTAATCCAACACCATCGACCGGTCGCTGTTCTTCTGTGCGCTCCTTTTATTTTCAATGTGGTAGCCGCGAAATACTACAGGGTGTCCCTTTGGAAACTGACCGTGTCAGTATCGTCAAAAGTTATGTCCAATCATctgtgaaaaaattaaaaaacattgTTATTTGGTCGCATACGGTAAGACAAACACGAcggaaaaattacaattttaatatcTCAATCAATTCTAAagatacaccctgtatacttcgaACGGAAACCGCCAATTTAATCAATAAGGCCCATTAAATCGTAATTATTTAACCGTCTTTTGTAAGTCGATTTGAAGAACGTTTCAACCCCCTACAATTTAAGTCTTGTAAAAATCTGTTGAACACTTCAGGAACCTCACTAAGAATCATTAAAAACtacaaaatttcaattttcacgGAGCAACTGCGAACGCAGATCGACCATAATTACACTCGATTAATTATGACCCAAGCGTGGAATTCGCTGAAGTTGGACGTTGCTCTCGCTCCACCAATAAAATTTATGCAAGCTGCAAGTCCAAGAAAGTAAAAAATTCACTTTTACGTGTACGTttattgaaacgacaaaataaaaagATTAGATTATCTTAATCTCTAATTTTATGGTCACCATTTATATTACAGGTTCTATTAAAGCTATAATTATCTCCGTCGCAATTTACTGGAAAAACTACTTGTAATGCACACGATTAAGAGACTTGATAGAATTAATACACGCCATTTTAAGTAATCCCCCCTTTTAACTTCTTCAGTTCTACGTCATGGTGTCGTGTTCCTAAATTATCTTGAATTGaccgaaattaaataatttaagggGTCGGTCAGATATCCCTCGTATGTCGAGGAAGTAaaacatttcttttttaattttatatttcgctTATTTCAGTTTGTCTCGAGTGAAGATACTAACGTGCCATTGTTTTACGGTATTTTTTAACCCGTTTGATCGAGGCCGGAAGGTTCACAGGCGCGTCGAACCGCGATCTAGATTAAAAGGTGGCGAAAATAAGTCGATGATTCCCAGGCTATTCGTTGGCGCGTTAAACGTCTATGAAAGAAGCGATAAGATTTCGGAGACACGCGTTCTGTTAAGTCTGTGTTTTCTAGGATAGCGTGTGAATCACTCGACTCGTAGGCGTTTCCTGGGCTGTATGCACGTACACGCGTAGACACAGATAAAGGCGCGCTTGATCTCGTGCAAAACAGAGAGCAACTCATTTCGATAACAATAGCGGCCATTCTAAGGAAATGAATTCTCATTTGTGCCCGTGAACGGCAAATGAATGGGCCCCGTTTCTCACACCTATGATTTGTAAACAATTAGAATTGCATAATGCGCGTAATCGAACGAGACCGCGACGGTATTTTTAGATCCGCCGTTCGAttgaatttaattgaatttAACGGTCGTGATTTTCCGCGACGATCGAACGCGATAGTGGTTCGACCAGAACTGGGATCACCATTCTTGGATCACTAGGAACGAGTACACCGGAGGATGGTTCGGAGAACCAGTGGTGAATCTCTTCGGAAATTCTTTTCTTTAAAAGTTGCCTTTAAAATACCGTCGATCGTTGAAAGATAATTCTGGTACCATGGTACCAGAGTGCAAACTGGCCCTCGGGCTAAAGCGAGTGACGGTGCCTGGCCCAAAAGTTAATGCGTCACTGTCGTCAGTTGTAAAGAACTTTCAGGCTTGTCCCAAATATGGTTGCGCGATCTTATCGTCTTTCCCTGCAAAATGAAATTTCCAAAATTGAAACGAAAAAAAGATCAAGAGAAAAGAACTAATCGAATATAAAAAATGAACTATATGGTCCATCAATTATTTGGAGAAGTTCGACCGTACATTCTGAGAAACGGTATAGCTTTAAGAAGCAAAAATAGAATCTGCTAATTCGATTCGTAGTTTGTAAAACGTCAGAGAGGAATTCAACGAGAGGATATGAGTCAGCTTGTATAGCGTACGCATAATTACTAACACGCCCTAAGATGTTTGCCTTtccaaggaaaaaaaaaattaaaactctCCTCAAGATACTTTTCCTTCTTTCCCCTGATTATCGAATAATTAATCGTGATCGGTTTAGAATGTGGTGGACGATCACTGGCACTTTTGGTAACATACTACCGATCGACTGGAGCAAATCGTACGCGAGGAAAATGCACATGCCTGCGCTTAATCTGAACGAAGCACCGATATCGAACGACAGGTGAGAGCTCGTTGTTTTCTACTCTTTTAACCCTGGAAATGGTACCTTATTTTTCTGACTATCGCGCGTCACACTGGGATCTCTCAGGTTTTACGTGATTCTCGTGCGGATCGAATGTGTAAAAGATTCACTGGAACACTTTCGAGTGTCTAAGAGTACTAAATTAAAATGTCGAAAAGTTGAAGAAAATTTTGAATGGGATCGTGAAAGATCCCAATGTGCCATTCCACAGTCAACGTTCGTTTGCTGCTTTCGTTGCTGAAATGGTCGTTCTTCGGGACGACGGAGAGAAACCAAAAGTGTGATCGTCGAATGCGATGCCGCATTTAATATTTGCAAATTGGACGCTTTCGTTTTGTTTGCTGTAGACCGGAACTAGAGGATTTAAGTAGCGAAGACGAGGCTGTTGCAACTGATTTGGACATGCATGCTTTGATATTGTCCAGCAGCACCGACACGCACAGTCCAGAGGAACCAATGAAGACTGCCGAGGAAGTACTCCGCGAAATAGACGACATAATGCAAGCAAGTATTAAGATCTAAATTTCGTTAGTGGTCCtggataaaataaatttaatattcttcTGATCGTTTCGATCGAATTCTTGACTCTAGTCCTTTTCAGTAATGATCTGCAACTATTAAAAAATGTTAGTAAATACATAATAGTAAATGAGTGAATTTTAATTCTGTAATAATTATATCACTGAAAAATAGACAATCGCTTGAAAGAGCAAGAGGGATATTAAGATTATCATGGCTTGTAACGCGAGTAAAGTTACATAAATCCACGCCCAAGAGAATGTTGCTGCGATCGTTATAATAAATAATCTTGCTCGTAGGAGAGTCCTTCGATGGAGAGATCGCCAGATTCGGATGGCTCCTTATTGGATAGCGATGAGGCTCTAGAAAGGAGCAGAGAGGTTCTCGGTTCGCCGCTTCACGAGAAAAGTATATTTTCATCGGATGATCTGAAACAACAAATCATATCGGAATATGGGCTCCGTTGAATTGTTACTGTTTGTTTTAGAGCTGAAACAACTTAGCTGCAGTCAACTGACCGAGCTCCTTGGCGAAATGGAATCGTTAGTTGGAGCTCTGAGCGAGACTCTGATTGCGGAACTAGCGCTAAGGGACGAATTAGAGTACGAGAAGGAGCTGAAAAATCAGTTTATCTCGTTGTTGTTAGCAGTACAAAACCGCCGTAGGCAGCATCACGTTACAAAAAAACGAAATCAAATGCAAAATGGTACTAGTCCTTTGCCAAAACATAGATCTCTACACGAATCCAAGGTAATACACATTGGAACATTTTCATCGACAGACGATTAAGATTAACAAACGATATTATTTTTAGTATCTGACGACTGTAATCCCATACCATACAGATAGTGGCCCACCAGATAATCAAGCTTTACAGGTTCTCATAAAAAGTAAGTACCCGGTAAGTAAATACCGATGACTACAGTTTCACGTTTCGTCGTTACGTTCTGTTACAGTATTAAAAGCAATTAACGAAGACAGTCCAACCGTACCTACTTTATTAACGGATTATATACTCAAAGGTAATAGAATTTCATTACTGTATTTCATTACTGTAACTTAATATGGAAGTATGATATACGTAGTGTTGTAAGAGCGAGCCTTACATAAGTAGTAAAATGAGTTTTAAAGTCCTGGGTCCTCGGGTTCGCTTCTGCAACACTAGAtatacgaataaaataattatttactttcAGTACTGTGTCCCACTTAGTGAGAATACCGTAAAGTTCACGGGAAAATCGATGAAAATCAGGAAAAATGATATTAAATATTGAGGAATACAATTTGCTCTCTTCTTCTTGCCAGTACGCTTTCAGCCATTGTTGTGCCGCATACTCTTGCGTTAAGGCAGGCAATTTTTGCTTCTGAGTTGTGTCTCGAATTACACTCTCTATTGACCATAGAGTTTAGGTAGGGCCCCGTGACACTCGCATCTAGtcttattttatatattataatgtgtatattaattttacataaGATACATTTCTGATAATATGTGTATGCGCTCTATGGAATACCTCTTATTGTACGTGAATTATACAATCTTCGTTTTTGTATACGTCATCATGGATTTCGTGACGATTcagtttttgtaattttttgtaCATAAAGATTTTATCGAAATATGTGTGAGCAAAGTTTACTATATCACCGAGAATACTTATATTTATCTAGAGAAATATACCTGACAACTTGTAGTTCACTATCAGAGGGAGGAGCATATTAAGCTTACGGATTTAGTGTATATTGTTGTAATGTCCATATGTATCTAAAGTTAAATTAACTAGTAACATTGACGCGCAAAAGTAAAGGCATCTCGTTACTCGAATCACTCTTTCACAAATGTGTAATTTACTTGAAAACTGTTAACTGACTGTATGCAAACTGGCATTAAAAATTCTTTGTGTACAGCAACACAGTTGTTCTGATGCATTGTGCAGATATTAGACATATTGTGTTTGttgaaataaagaaataaatcgGACAATCTTTATTATTCAAAAGCGTATTCCTTACCCATACTTAATTAgagcatgtttctcttacttttCATTGACTAAATTTCATTACATTTTTATAAAGTAGTGGAAAATAAATTATCATAGTCAATTCGATCGCGTGACGATGTGTGTAAATCTACTCTACATCTTTTAAAATGGCGAactcttaaaaataaaaaaaattcctataatatttattaataatagtaTCTTCAAACTGTGCGTCTTTATCTACAAATAATTTAAAACCACATTTTTTCAAAAACtgacatatttttttttgtttagtaTGACTTCTTGCTCCATTTAATTTCCAAGAAGCATCTTTCAAAACGAGGGATCAATACCACAgagtaatatttattattctatATCAATACGAGAAAAGGAAATTTGAGAAatactattttattataaaagcaTAATGTTCTAAATTTTAGCTTCTTGGATATCTAACaagatataattttatttttggcagcatttattttgcataagtaACGAGTATAGTTGTAAATATAGATACGACTAAAGACCCAGTATTTCATGAAAATAGGTAGTTCTGGTAGTACCGTTCTAATACGATGTACGAAGGTTGCTCGGAAAGTGTATAAATGTAGAAAAATTGTTAATTTGTAGATATATTAAGTTAAAACTTGTCGTATAAATAAAGGTAGGTAGTCAATGTGTTTGAttaattcattttaaaaatctctTTTACTTAGAATGtttaaattttaaacatttttatcccTTAGTAAAATCTAACCTACAAAAGGCCCCAATTTAACATCCTGAATGTAGTTATAtaagtaatatttatattagttcTACTACATAGTATTAATACTAACTGAAATAAGTTGAAAAATGCCTTTCTTTTTTGCACAGATGCCCACACTACGGACGTATTGTAAAGTAGCTGGAATTGGAGCCGTCATCATTGGAGTAACTGCTTGTAGTTTTTCGTATTTGTTCGAAAAACGACTTCGCGaaacaaaaatatacaaatCAGCATTGGAAATTGTTCGTAATCATGAGAAAACAGTGCTACATTTAGGAGAACCAATAAAAGAAGGAAAAATAACCTTTAGTCAAAAACTTGATGAGATTAGGAAATTTTCTGTTGCTTTAAAAGGATCTAATACCAAAGGAACTCTAAATTGCGAAGTTTTAGTTGCAGAACCCGAAAAACCAACAATAACGAAAATGGAAATTAAATTTGCTGATATtccaaataaaatttttgtaattaaagAAACTCAGTAAACAATTCCATGAAATACATTGTTGCTCTTTGTTTCTCTGTTATATTTTTATGGTACTGTTTAAAAGTGTATAAAAGTTTACTAGTGTATAGGCTTCAAACAAGAGGAAATATGGtagattaatttatatttagaatATGAATAAAAAAAACCACACTGCTATCTGAATGTTTGTAAAGGCATATCTGTAACACCCTTTGGAACCTTAAGTCCTCTTCTTGTATAACCAAAACCAGCTTGAATTATATGTATAGCAGCCTCAACTGTTAAATGAACATCTTGATAATTACCAATATGAGGATTTACCTCTACAAGATCAACAGCATTCAATCTGTTAGTTCTATACAATTCTTCCATTAGATGAACAGCTTCCCTAAGAGACAATCCACCACGcactaaaattataaaattggaaattaaaataaaagttatTTTGGTAAATAACAAATTCGTGAAAAGTTGGAATTTCATTTACCAGGTGTTCCTGTACTTGGTGCCTCTAAAGGATCAAGTGAATCAATATCAAAACTAACATGTAGTGACCTAGAACTGTCAGGATCTACTTTATTTATTGCCATATTAACAACATCATGAATCCCTTAACAGAAAATATGAATTAGTAAGCAATAAATATTTGTGGTATACAAGAAGTTTCAAATACTACCATAACGTTCAACATCTTCCATGCCAAAAGCAGTAATaccaaatttttcaataactaaTCTTTCATAACGATCTATAGATCTTAATGCAATGTAAGCCACATTCCTAATAGATAGCCTGCAAGTAAAtaactaaaatattttcaacattTCCTATTGATCAAATGAAAggttattaatttaaatatttggatatttataaaaattacataggCTGCTGCCAATCCATGCCTGGAAGATGTGGCCAATAATCAGACAATTCAGAAGTTAATAATGCTACAGGCATTCCATGAACATTTCCACTTTCACTGGTTTTATTAGTATTAAGATCTGCATGAGCATCAACCCATATTACACCTACATCTTTTTTTACCTATAAAAATAACATACAATATGTGGTTATAGACGATATTAATAAATAACATTCTTTCCTTTCATACTACACCTTAACATGACCATCTATAGTTCCAATTCCTAAACTATGATCACCCCCAATAGTTAATACTCGACAACCATCGTTTAAAACCTTTTGAACTTGTTCAGATAAACAATTAGTGCAACCAGCAACATCGCCCAAGTGAGACATATTATTCACACCTGGTACATCCTTTGTTTCGTACAGAATGTCGCCATAATCTTTTACATCCAAGCCTTATTTAATTTTGGAACATACATAATTGAAATTAGCTGAAAGatttgttaaaatatttaaaactaaTGGAATCTAATATTTACCTAGAGATTTTAATTCTTGCGCTAGTCCGGCTGCTCTAATCGCTTCTGGACCATGTGCTACTCCTTCCTTACGCTGTACAATGAATTTAATAAGTAAACAGTTATTGCAATATTACTTTATATTATACCTGTCCTTTTTCAAATGGCACACCAATTATTCCGACTTTGCCATAATAACGAACTCCAAATGTAACAATGACACCTTGTATTCTAGATAACATATTAATGTTGCATCCGTTGTTTCAGTTTGTAATTGAACACGAAATAGTTGCTCTTCATTGACCTATGCCCTCGCGTTATAATGTAGATAACATAAGAGATTTTCGACGTATAAATATACTGTAATGATAACTATGCCTGTGCAAGATTGTAAAAGTATTTGGGAGACACAATCAACGAGTATTTGTATCATTCGAATTTATTaacagtagaatttttcattaattacGAAATATATAAATCATCTATTACGCGTAACATACAAATACGAAAGACAATTTTTCATGTACAATATCAATGGCAGTATAAATATTACTTCGCATTCATAAAATTAGGTATAAATTTTAAGTTAAATAAACGAATATCGAATTCCTATAATTTATCCGTTTAACCAAAATGTTTATTTAGGGCCAAGCATATTTTCGGGTCTGACCCACTCATCGAACTGTTGTTCAGTCACACCATTCTTCAGTGCTGATGCTTTTAGCGTGAGATTTTCTTTATGAGCTTGTTTTGCAATTGCAGCAGCCTAAAATAAAGCATACATTTTATCGTACATTCGAAATCATagtaaaatgtttatttttagtTATTCAAGAAGACGAATTTAAATACCTTGTCATAACCAATGTGTGGATTTAATGCTGTGACGAGCATTAAACTTTCGTTTAAGAGCTTCTTAATGTGTTCAGTATTTGGTTTAATGCCTACAACGCAGTTCTTTGTAAATGCGGCACAAGCGTCGCCTAGAAGTCTTGTAGATCTCAATGTGTTTGCAACTATGACTGGTTTAAATACATTAAGTTCAAAGTGCCCGTTGCTACCGGCGACAGTTGTGGCAACATGATTACCCATTACTTGACAACAGACCATAGTTATTGCTTCACATTGTGTTGGATTTACtttaccaggcataattgaactTCCTGGTTCATTTTCAGGAAGCGCCAGTTCTCCTAAACCACAACGCGGTCCGCTTCCCAAAAATCGAATATCATTGGCTATCTAAATcaaaaatataacaaatatCATAATAATTATATTCAGCTTATAATTTAATGTCAAAGAGATTAATTAATTGCAAATGTACCTTCATAATTGAAGCTGCTAACGTGTTAAGCGCACCGTGCACTTCTACCATAGCGTCGTGAGTAGCCAAAGCTTCAAATTTATTAGGAGCAGTCACAAATGGTAAACCAGTAAGTTGTGCAATCTTTTTTGCTGCTTTTTCCGCAAAACCCTTTGGTGCATTTAAACCAGTCCCAACTGCAGTACCACCAAGTGCTaattcgtataatcgtggaagaGTATTTTCTACTCTTTTAATACCATTGCAAATTTGAGTTGCATAACCTAAATATTGAAATGAATTAATTGATATTAATTCGTAATTATTTTACTGCAtatataaatgtaaaaaatatatcaatacCAACCTGAGAATTCTTGACCTAATGTTAAAGGCACAGCATCCTGAGTATGAGTCCTACCAATTTTTATAATATCTTTCCATGCTTCAGCTTTCTCATTCAATGCTTCGTACAAACAGTGCAAACCAGGAAGCAATACTTTATTAATTTCACAAGCAACTGCTATGTGCATAGCAGTTGGAAATGAGTCATTACTACTTTGAGATTTATTCACATGATCATTTGGATGCACGGGTGTTTTTGATCCAAGTTTACCACCAAGTAATTCAATTGCACGATTTGAGATTACCTAATTAGAAATTATGAATCAGAAACATTGTTTGTACTCTATATAAATTTTTAGTTAACATGTACTAATAGATACCTCATTGGTGTTCATATTGGTTTGGGTACCAGAACCTGTTTGCCAAATTACCAATGGGAAATGTTCTTCGTAAAGTTTACCACTTATAACATCATCTGCAGCTTTGCTAATAGCATCTGCTATTTTTGCATCCAATCCAAATTCCTTATTTACTTCTGCTGCAGCTTTCTTTAGTATACCCATTGCACAAATTACATTAtactaaaaaattaatatacataAATTAAAGCATTTATACACAAAAGTTTTGTTCAACAAAATATATCACATTTTCTTACAGGCATGCGTTCAGAGGCATCACCAATTGGAAAATTCATCTTTGATCGCATAGTTTGTGCACCATAGTATTTGTCACAAGGAACTTTCAACTCACCAAAAGTATCTCTTTCAATCCGATACTCAGTAGCCTGTAAttataatatgaaaaaatttattaaaacgatATAGAACAaattaagttaaaaaaaaaatatttgaattatgtatatatgtatatcataCCATGACAAAAGGATAAATTATATAACACAACTAAGCAAGTGTAGTTTTGCAATAGATATTAACAGTAGTCTGAGCAGGGGAAATTGAAGGTCAGTCAAATGAAGCCAGTTAGTCACAGTACATATACATATGGGCAATATATGTGTATGTACATGCCAATTTTTACGAGCTCATAAATTCTCGGAGATttcgaagaaaaagaaaagttcAATCAGGCTAATTAGgcgatttaaaattatatagttAACTGGTTTTATTGACCTTTGCAATTATATGCAACTAACTATTCACGTAAAAacgaaatatttttacaaatccTTATCAGAAATACAAATAATTCGTTGCGTACCATTGTGCTCCGATAAAGTGGTGCTTTTAAAACGTTTATTATCATTAAAGCATATCCCGATCTTCCACACGATTGATTAATGATTAAATGTCAAAAAACGTTCAATTGTTATATTACAAATGACATaatgacattttaaaaatatacaagTAATATTATTCATAAGTGATACGGTGTTTTTCGCGATAATCtttcgaaaattattttaggATTGGGTTCTTTGATGATTATGTAAAGACCGGTGACGAACTACTTTAAAAATCATTTGACGAATTTGGGAAAAGGTAAACGACAAAACAAACGTGCATAATGTCATCGGTGAAACTTACACGGCCGATGCCGCCAAATCATATTTGATACGAAAATATCACTACCTCAGAATCGCCTTTGAGAACTGCCGATGTATTCAATGACGTCCTTAATGTTAACAATTTTGAGGATTTCTTGAACTCCCGTAATCCATGATTGACGAGTGTACGTTTCAACGCGTTCGACATCATTTTGATTAAGTTTttaagtttatttcttttaacaatcCGTCAGGATATTAAAAGAAACTAAACTAACCAACGTAACCGATTATTCGGTAAAGTCAGTGAGCGGTTCGAAAATCAGACACAAAATACGTAATAGGTAGATAGTACTTTAGCAACTACGCGCAGATGCTAAATATATTGCACGTGCAAATAAAACGGCATCAAACGCATGACAAAATACGTTCACAATTGGTCCATCTTccttaataattaaattgatGACCAAACATCAAATCGAACGTATGAAGCGTACTGTAttctttataataaattttcgtATTTCTTCACGCGATTGAAAAATATACAATTGAACGTATTTTAGAAGAAAATTCTACGAAAAATTGATTAATGCAAATGTGAACACTTCGAACATGTTTCTTCTttttagctttttttttttgttttcaagATTACATCAACCCAAAGGTCATTAGCAATTTTCAAAACCACGCGATTTTTTAATATATACGACAGACAGATTATGGAATCTTATTCCGCTTTTAATTGTTCTTTTTTCAGTTTCGAATGCTAAGGTAATCGATGAATTACGTATGCTAAACATCGATAAGACGTAAAATTCTTTTCCACCAGCCTGTTAACTTTCGTCGCCATTCTATTTACGTTACGTCCGCTGTGGTGATTTCACGTATAGCAGACGTGACAGAACTATGGTGTATTTTTGAAAAAATGTCACGTGAATGGTTAACGAGCCGATAAATTCGTCTAGCAATGGCTTTATCTTGCTAGCTGTGCATGAATCAGAATCGGCGATATCGTGAACAATTATTCTACGATAAAGCCACGCGGCAGGTTGATTGGATTTTACCGTATTGGTGTTGTTATTAAGACTCGAGAGTCTCATGTAAACAGCACGCGGGTCTTGTGTGTCATCCGATCTAATGATCCTTATTATGTAATTTGTGCATCGGGGAAATGCTATGGTCGAAAAAACGTGGATGAAATTTGCCGGAGTTCGCGTTACGAACGGTGTCCTTAAAAAATGACtgacttttcttcttcttctactTTCGCGAGGTAAGATGAACCGTTCTCCATTAACACGCGTGTTACGAAAGCTTATTCCGTTTCTTTTATCGttaaacgtaaaaaaaaaactcgCGTACGTGTCATCGAGACATTTCATGATAaccatatatttaatttttgattagataattatttaaacatatTCTTAACCTATAATCGTGGAAGAGAGCCGGCCTTTGTGCGATCGGTTAATGCGATTTCTAAAACGATACGAGGATTGTATTAAGACATAGTTTTATTTGTTGTTTTCCATTAATCGATcatattttcttaatttttcttgGCCTACGCTTGCAATCGCGTCACTCGGCCAAATTAGTAATATCAAATCAAACGAATCGATAATAAACGTAAGCTGAATCATActtattttttttcataaatttagAACGTCAAtaacgttttaatattgaaattaactTGTTTACGACATTTCGAACTCTGTAATTTACGAATAATGCAGTTTCGTTTACCTTATATTTATAACTAACGTTTAAATTGCAATTATTCTTTTGATAGATGAAACtcaaaatgtaaaaatagataaaaataatttgtctTGAAAGTCTTTTAGGcacaatatatttaaaaatgatgTTGTCTAAAAATTGTCATTGGAAACAGAATTAAGAGCAAAGATAATATTATCTATTTTGTTGTTTGTATAATGCATGTAAGATATGGTAATTTCACAGTAATGTAAGAATTAGCATTGTAAACTATCATTATTTTTACATTGATTTACACGTTTATTGTAAATGGTAAATCAGTTTTTATACAAGAGAAAGTATAAAGTTGATCAATTAGTgataatgaaatatttaaataaaattattacataTCTTGAAAAGTTGAGTAACAAAAATGAGAAGAATTATTTGGGATATTTAAAAATGGTTGCTTAGATTATACTTGTATGTGTACTTTATTGTTGTTGACAAAATGattgcaatagtttgttttttttaGGGTAATTGGTAACGTGTTGACTTTTATAAAATGTATTGCACGAACCAGCTTTGTGATATTAAACAATGCTTATTGTATACCTACATATGTAGTATGGATGACACTATTATTCCCTGTAAAAGTTTATCAACCTCAAGTGTACTGGCGGATCGAAGGACTATTTTTCCATTGGTTATTAGCAATGGTTTCAATGTGGACTTGGTCTGCAGGCTATGATAGTAAGTACACAAATAGTACATATCTAATCGAAAGCTAAAAAGTGAGTCTTTGAATTACACAGATTTGTAGATATGCAGTTATGTTTTCATTTGTATCCTTCTATATAAttggtatatatat
The window above is part of the Colletes latitarsis isolate SP2378_abdomen chromosome 2, iyColLati1, whole genome shotgun sequence genome. Proteins encoded here:
- the LOC143346669 gene encoding fumarate hydratase, mitochondrial isoform X2, translating into MIINVLKAPLYRSTMATEYRIERDTFGELKVPCDKYYGAQTMRSKMNFPIGDASERMPYNVICAMGILKKAAAEVNKEFGLDAKIADAISKAADDVISGKLYEEHFPLVIWQTGSGTQTNMNTNEVISNRAIELLGGKLGSKTPVHPNDHVNKSQSSNDSFPTAMHIAVACEINKVLLPGLHCLYEALNEKAEAWKDIIKIGRTHTQDAVPLTLGQEFSGYATQICNGIKRVENTLPRLYELALGGTAVGTGLNAPKGFAEKAAKKIAQLTGLPFVTAPNKFEALATHDAMVEVHGALNTLAASIMKIANDIRFLGSGPRCGLGELALPENEPGSSIMPGKVNPTQCEAITMVCCQVMGNHVATTVAGSNGHFELNVFKPVIVANTLRSTRLLGDACAAFTKNCVVGIKPNTEHIKKLLNESLMLVTALNPHIGYDKAAAIAKQAHKENLTLKASALKNGVTEQQFDEWVRPENMLGPK
- the LOC143346669 gene encoding fumarate hydratase, mitochondrial isoform X1; protein product: MMSNALKRTLVNHGLREFKKSSKLLTLRTSLNTSAVLKGDSEATEYRIERDTFGELKVPCDKYYGAQTMRSKMNFPIGDASERMPYNVICAMGILKKAAAEVNKEFGLDAKIADAISKAADDVISGKLYEEHFPLVIWQTGSGTQTNMNTNEVISNRAIELLGGKLGSKTPVHPNDHVNKSQSSNDSFPTAMHIAVACEINKVLLPGLHCLYEALNEKAEAWKDIIKIGRTHTQDAVPLTLGQEFSGYATQICNGIKRVENTLPRLYELALGGTAVGTGLNAPKGFAEKAAKKIAQLTGLPFVTAPNKFEALATHDAMVEVHGALNTLAASIMKIANDIRFLGSGPRCGLGELALPENEPGSSIMPGKVNPTQCEAITMVCCQVMGNHVATTVAGSNGHFELNVFKPVIVANTLRSTRLLGDACAAFTKNCVVGIKPNTEHIKKLLNESLMLVTALNPHIGYDKAAAIAKQAHKENLTLKASALKNGVTEQQFDEWVRPENMLGPK
- the LOC143346669 gene encoding fumarate hydratase, mitochondrial isoform X3, whose product is MATEYRIERDTFGELKVPCDKYYGAQTMRSKMNFPIGDASERMPYNVICAMGILKKAAAEVNKEFGLDAKIADAISKAADDVISGKLYEEHFPLVIWQTGSGTQTNMNTNEVISNRAIELLGGKLGSKTPVHPNDHVNKSQSSNDSFPTAMHIAVACEINKVLLPGLHCLYEALNEKAEAWKDIIKIGRTHTQDAVPLTLGQEFSGYATQICNGIKRVENTLPRLYELALGGTAVGTGLNAPKGFAEKAAKKIAQLTGLPFVTAPNKFEALATHDAMVEVHGALNTLAASIMKIANDIRFLGSGPRCGLGELALPENEPGSSIMPGKVNPTQCEAITMVCCQVMGNHVATTVAGSNGHFELNVFKPVIVANTLRSTRLLGDACAAFTKNCVVGIKPNTEHIKKLLNESLMLVTALNPHIGYDKAAAIAKQAHKENLTLKASALKNGVTEQQFDEWVRPENMLGPK